Genomic segment of Cytophagales bacterium:
TCATCAGGAACATTAAGTGCAACCACCACCAATTCGCCTCTGATATTTGCTTTATATATTGTTGTACTTATATCTAAAGCGAAAACAGAAAGATTCCTTTTTTCTTCTACCTGTTCACCTTCAATCCTGAATTTGTTATAAGTACCGCCATAATAGGATACACCTAATTCTCCAATTTCCCTCCTGGCAATGGCAATCTTTCCATTAAACATAGGCGTACCATTATTATCTTCTTCAAACATTTCCTCGCTTTTACCATCCTGCAAAAATGTCCTGCCGCTTTCATTCAAAATAATATTTTCATTAAGCCCATTGACTAAATAGGCGTCATAAGAAATAATAAATTTGCCGGGGAAAAATTTACCATGAAAACCAAATCCTATTTCAGAAAGTGTAGTAGGAATGATCTGAGTAGATGATAATGGACGCTCTATGAATTCCCATTTTGGTGAATCGTGATTGGCATTTACCAGGCCTATCTGTGGCAGGATAATACCAGCCCTGAAATTTAAGGCAGTGTTTATTTCAAAATCCAATAATGCTGTTTCCAATTCTATTTCTTTTGTGCCATGTTCGAATTCTAATTCAGCAAGAAAGCTGACCCTGGGGATGATGGCTGAATATAGAAAAATATTAAATCTCCTCATTTCCATAGAAAAGCCTTCACTAACACCATCCTCTGCAAAATAATTGGTATTGGCTTCTAAGTAGCCCCCAATAGCTGTTTGGGTTTTACCAATGGTTATAAAAGGACGGTTGTAAATAGCATCCTGGCTGGTATAGATGGTATCTTGTTGTGCTTTTGCCTGATCTGATATTATCAGGATTAACAAGACAAATGTGTATATTCTTGTTTTTAACATATTTTCATTTATTGGTCATTTGTTGTTGCTGGCTGTCAGTTTTACCAATGACTAATTTTTTAAATGTACATAAATATTTTCATCGTCTGATGTAACCGAATAGCTTACAAGGTTTTTTTCTGCCGGTGATTTCAGAACTTCACCAGTATTTGAAAATTCGCTGCCATGGCACGGACATTTGAGATAATCACCTTCGGGTCTGAGTTTGCATCCTTTATGAGTACATACTAAATATAATGCTGAATATTTCTGATCCGACAATCTGGCTAAATAAATGGGCGCTTTTACATTATCTAAGTTTAATAACACATATTGATTCTCACCCATATCAACCTTTTTGATAACAAGCACTTCTTTTAGTTTACTGAATTGCACATATACTATATTGATACAACTATTAAGAAATGGCGCTATGCCTGAACAACAACATATTGCAATGAGTCCACCTGTATTTTTAAGGAATCCTCTTCTGGTTCTCATTTTTTACAACGAATTAAGAAATTTTATAAGCTGTTCCTTTTCTCCTTCTGATAGTGAAAAAAACTTAGAAGCTGGTCCGGTTGCTTCACCTCCTATGTGCAAACTAATAGCCTTTCTTAAGTCAGTTGCCCTGCCGTCATGTAAATAATATGCCGTTCCTCCCTGGCTTTCCTTTGCCAATCCCAACCCCCATAAAGGAGGTGTACGCCATTCGCTGCCTTGTGCATTTCCTTCAGGTATTTCAGGATCCCGGTCAGTAGTTTTAGCTAAAGATGGTCCCATATCATGTAACAACAAATCCGTGTAAGGGTGGATCACCTTTTCACTCAATGCTTCTATCTCTGATTTTGCAGTTGTCAAATTCGGCTTATGACAGTTAACACAACCAATTTCGGTAAATAATCCTTCACCTGCTAAAACATCCGGGTCATCCTCATTTCTTCGTGTTGGTGTTTTCAGGGTTCTCATATAAAAGACAAGGTTATTTACCACATCTAAACTGACTTCGGGGTCAGGCACTCCATCCCCGCTATTTATTCCGGCCTGGGGATTAAAAATATCTTCAACATCAAAATCAGAGGTAAGCCCGATGTCTTGTTTTAAGGCAAAAACGACTTGATCCAATAGGGTAATTTCTTTGGCTTTCTTACCAAATCTTCCAATATAATAACCACTGCTGTCAATATGAATGGATTGGGAGGTAAAATATTCTTTGGGCAAAACATAATTAACCCTTCCGGAAATACCATCTCCATTTAAATCGAATGGATCTGCCATATTCAAAATTGTCGAATCATGTATGGCAGCTAAAAAACCCATACCTATTACTATTGGAGCTATACGTCCTGTTTTATGTGTATAATCTGAAGGCAATTGTTCACTTGGGTAAGCAGCAATAGAGCGCTGCTGCAATTGCGGGCCGCCTTTATCAAGCATTTCATCAAACACAGACCCTGAGTATTTACCAAATCTGGTTTCCATATTAAACGGATGTCCTTTGCCATCCCCTACGTGGCAACCTTCACATGAGGTTTGAATAAAAACAGGGCCTAAACCCAGATCAGCGCTATAAATTTTCGCAAACAATTCGTCTCCTGCCAAAAAAGTTACCAATTGTTCAGAGGTTAAATCTGCAATGGGTTCAGCAATAATATCTCCCGGATCAGGCGCTCCCGGAAGGAATTTTTCACAACATATAAAGAAGGATATAAAGGCAATAAAGGAAATAGATGAAATAAGATACTGTGTTCTGATTTTCATGGCGAAATAAGTTTAAAGCGCATGGCGCAAAGAGCATGGCGCATGGCGCTATACGTTTTGTGCTCTGCTCTTATGGTTTATCTATTTTTTGCGGGCAAATTTAGATACTTCTAATAATATAACCAAGAGTTATTGAAAAATATTTTTAGATGTGTCTAAAAATGATAAGGCATGAGAACTGAAAGAGTTGAGAAAAAAACCAATTTCTTTGTTGTTTTTATTAGATTTGCGCAACCAAAATAATTCTACATTTAATGCGTGTACACAGCTATATTTTAATTCCTGTTTTATTCATTTCCTTAGTTGGTTTTGGACAGGAGAAACCTAAGAATTATACCCTTAGCGGTTTCATCAAAGATGCGCAAAGTGGTGAAAGCTTGATTGCTGCCAATATCTATGTAAAAGATAATTTAAGGCTGGGAACAAGCAGCAATGTTTATGGGTTTTACTCTTTAACATTACCCATGGGTACTTATGCTATTGTTGTCCAATATTTAGGCTATGCAACAAAAGAGTATGAAATGGTATTGGATCGCAATATCCGTTTAAATGTTGACTTAGCTTCTGCTGCCATTGTAACCAAAGAGGTGGTAGTAACCGGTGAAAGGCCGGACAAAAATATTGAAAGCACCGAAATGGGAAAAGTGGACCTTTCTATTGAGAAAATAAAAACCATACCTGTACTTTTTGGAGAAGTTGATATTTTGAAAACCATCCAGCTTTTACCAGGCGTTCAGTCTTCCGGGGAAGGAAACACCGGGTTTTATGTCCGTGGCGGAGGTCCCGATCAGAATTTAATTTTGTTAGATGAAGCGGTAGTTTATAATCCCGGGCACCTCTTCGGCTTTTTTTCGGTTTTTAATGCTGATGCGATAAATAATACCACTTTGATAAAAGGCGGGATGCCTGCTAATTATGGAGGACGATTGTCATCTGTACTGGATATATCTATGAAAGAAGGAAATGATAAATCTTATCACGGAGAAGGGGGAATTGGCATTATAGCATCAAGGTTAACCTTTGAGGGGCCGATAATCAAAAATAAAAGTTCGTTCATTGTTTCAGGCCGCAGAACCTATATTGATGCGCTGTCCAAACCCTTTTTAAAAAATACTGAACTGGGTGGCATTCCCTATTTCTTCTATGACCTGAACGCCAAGGTCAACTATCGTTTTTCAGATAAAGACCGGCTATACCTGAGCAGCTACTTAGGCAGGGATATTTTTTCCTTTGATATCGCATCAGGGGGTTTTACTGCTGATTTTAGCTGGGGAAATACCACAACAACGCTTCGATGGAATCATCTTTTCAGTGACAAATTGTTTATGAATGTTTCCGGTATTTATAATGCGTATAAATTTGAGTTCAGTTCAAAATTTGAAACGATAAGCTCTAAAATAGAAACCGGGATACGGGATGGAAATTTAGTGGTGGATTTTGATTTTTTCCCAAGCGTCAGGCATCATATTAAATTTGGCGCGAATTATACATATCATATTTTTACCCCAAGGAAAGGCGAAGCAGAATTTGACGAAGTAAAATTTGAAACAAGCAATGTTGCGGATAAATATTCCCATGACGCTTCAGTTTACCTGATGGATGATTTTGATCTGACCGATAAAATAAAGATCAATGCAGGATTAAGAGGAGCATATTTTGTGCATATGGGCCCTTATAATTTTTATACTTTCAATGATGAAGGTTATGTGATTGATTCGGTTGTTTTTAATAAGG
This window contains:
- a CDS encoding thiol oxidoreductase, with protein sequence MKIRTQYLISSISFIAFISFFICCEKFLPGAPDPGDIIAEPIADLTSEQLVTFLAGDELFAKIYSADLGLGPVFIQTSCEGCHVGDGKGHPFNMETRFGKYSGSVFDEMLDKGGPQLQQRSIAAYPSEQLPSDYTHKTGRIAPIVIGMGFLAAIHDSTILNMADPFDLNGDGISGRVNYVLPKEYFTSQSIHIDSSGYYIGRFGKKAKEITLLDQVVFALKQDIGLTSDFDVEDIFNPQAGINSGDGVPDPEVSLDVVNNLVFYMRTLKTPTRRNEDDPDVLAGEGLFTEIGCVNCHKPNLTTAKSEIEALSEKVIHPYTDLLLHDMGPSLAKTTDRDPEIPEGNAQGSEWRTPPLWGLGLAKESQGGTAYYLHDGRATDLRKAISLHIGGEATGPASKFFSLSEGEKEQLIKFLNSL
- a CDS encoding TonB-dependent receptor → MRVHSYILIPVLFISLVGFGQEKPKNYTLSGFIKDAQSGESLIAANIYVKDNLRLGTSSNVYGFYSLTLPMGTYAIVVQYLGYATKEYEMVLDRNIRLNVDLASAAIVTKEVVVTGERPDKNIESTEMGKVDLSIEKIKTIPVLFGEVDILKTIQLLPGVQSSGEGNTGFYVRGGGPDQNLILLDEAVVYNPGHLFGFFSVFNADAINNTTLIKGGMPANYGGRLSSVLDISMKEGNDKSYHGEGGIGIIASRLTFEGPIIKNKSSFIVSGRRTYIDALSKPFLKNTELGGIPYFFYDLNAKVNYRFSDKDRLYLSSYLGRDIFSFDIASGGFTADFSWGNTTTTLRWNHLFSDKLFMNVSGIYNAYKFEFSSKFETISSKIETGIRDGNLVVDFDFFPSVRHHIKFGANYTYHIFTPRKGEAEFDEVKFETSNVADKYSHDASVYLMDDFDLTDKIKINAGLRGAYFVHMGPYNFYTFNDEGYVIDSVVFNKGKKVKDYIGLEPRISARFKLSKTSSLKAGFAHTNQFVHLVSNSYSTLPMDIWVPSSIIVKPQKGFQYSAGYFKNIRDNMFETSVEVYYKDLKNQIEFGESYYDDLRNSDVEYEFVFGKGRSYGIEFFFKKTRGKTEGWIGYTLSKTTRQFKDLNDGKEFSAKFDRRHDLSIVATYKLTDRWTFSSIFVVGTGQSVTIPERMYFIEGTMNFDYGPINGFRMESYHRIDISATYAKKNGSRKRRPNWASVQSSWVFSVYNVYSRANPFFYYIATENEPLSGKFKVTAKKVYIFPILPSVTWNFKF
- a CDS encoding Rieske (2Fe-2S) protein, coding for MRTRRGFLKNTGGLIAICCCSGIAPFLNSCINIVYVQFSKLKEVLVIKKVDMGENQYVLLNLDNVKAPIYLARLSDQKYSALYLVCTHKGCKLRPEGDYLKCPCHGSEFSNTGEVLKSPAEKNLVSYSVTSDDENIYVHLKN